The Natator depressus isolate rNatDep1 chromosome 19, rNatDep2.hap1, whole genome shotgun sequence DNA segment gatagcgcTTCCAGCCCCACAGGAGCGTTGGAAGACTTCATGCTTGTAAAGTTCTCTGAAATTCTCAAGCAGAAAGCCTTAAATAAGTAAAATGTATTGTTATGTTTAAGCCTTTCCAGTTTTCATCAGCTTTTCCACCAGAGGTGTCCCTGAGCAACCAGCCTATGCCAGTTTCACCCTTGACTGCAAATATCAGAAAAATAATAGTGTCTGCTTTTTTATAAGGAATAAGGGATTAATGTCAGTGGCGGTGCATGTAATCTCATCCAATGAGACAACTAGTACATAAGAAAAAAGGTGAACTTTGGTAACGGTATCTTCAAAAACTGTTCTCAGGGCAGGTTGTAATTTTACCCTGGAATCAGTTTTACTGAAAGTTTTATTAAAAGCAGATACCATCTCAGACTATCTGAAGTTTAGAATTGTTCTGACTCTTTGGAGCACTGTACGCAGTCACTGCATCTTTGCCATGTGTCTGTGATAGGTTGGCTGAGTTGGGATATAGGATACTAAATTTGTCAAGCTAGTGAGTTGTCCACTAAAAAATGACAGAGGCTactctatttaaattgtaagctctttagagcagggaccatctttttgttctgtgtttgcacagtgcctagtacaatgggctTCTGGCCCATGAGTAGGGCTCCTTGGTGCTGTGGTAATGCTAATAATAATTGGACATGGACTGTTGTAGTTGGAATGTTACAGTGacttcaggtttaaaaaaaatattccagtTTTCCAGAGTCTGAATATGACTATAGGCCAGGttgttggagggagggagggaggggtttgtttgtttttggagggAGGGAAAACAGTGATAGGTTTTGATTGATTCCACAAAGGGAGAAGAATTTCTGCTCTAATGTTCTCTCTTTGTTTCTTCTTGTCAGTGATCAGAAGCAGCTATAGGAGAAATGGAGATGCAGTCATATTACACGAAGCTCTTGGGAGAGCTCAATGAGCAAAGAAAGAGGGACTTTTTTTGTGACTGCAGTATTATTGTGGAAGGCAGGATCTTCAAAGCTCACAAGAACATTCTGTTTGCTAATAGTGGCTACTTCAGAGCCTTATTGATTCATTACATTCAAGACAGTGGGCGACACAGCACTGCTTCTTTGGACATTGTTACTTCAGAGGCCTTCTCCATCATCCTAGATTTCCTTTATTCAGGGAAGCTGGATCTTTGTGGGGAAAATGTTATTGAAGTCATGTCAGCAGCTAGCTACTTGCAGATGACTGATGTGGTCAATTTTTGCAAAACTTACATCAGGTCATCGCTAGATATTTGcagaaaaatagagagagaagctGCTTTCTATCAGGCTGATAGTGGAAGCTCTAGTTCTGCCAGAGAGGGCACTTCTTATGGTACAAAGAGCCAGTGCTCTGCCTCCATCTCTTCTCTGCAAGAAAAGGAAAGGATTTCTGATTGTCAGAGAGATCCTCCCTGTGGTGAATGTAGCAGCTGCCACCCAATGGAACTTGTGGTGAGAGACCCTGTAAGCAGTGATTCTCCAGATGACATTAATTCTTCTCTGCCCAAAGGGGTAGTAGAACCAAAAGTAGAATTTGACTCTGATGAAgtggaagtagaagtgggtgaaCGACTACAGCAGTATCCAACTCCATTATCTCTTGAGCAGATGGAAGAGGGGCTGCACACTGGCCAGGCAATGGACTTGGCCTGTAATAACTACCATATGAAACAGTTCCTGGAGGCCCTGCTACGCAACAGTGCAGCTCAAAGAAAAGATGATGTAGTTCATCACTTTGTTCGGGGCTTTGAGG contains these protein-coding regions:
- the ZBTB8B gene encoding zinc finger and BTB domain-containing protein 8B — protein: MEMQSYYTKLLGELNEQRKRDFFCDCSIIVEGRIFKAHKNILFANSGYFRALLIHYIQDSGRHSTASLDIVTSEAFSIILDFLYSGKLDLCGENVIEVMSAASYLQMTDVVNFCKTYIRSSLDICRKIEREAAFYQADSGSSSSAREGTSYGTKSQCSASISSLQEKERISDCQRDPPCGECSSCHPMELVVRDPVSSDSPDDINSSLPKGVVEPKVEFDSDEVEVEVGERLQQYPTPLSLEQMEEGLHTGQAMDLACNNYHMKQFLEALLRNSAAQRKDDVVHHFVRGFEGRPEDAGVAMSSMMDIHSDWYGEDTGDVLVVPIKLHKCPFCPYTAKQKGILKRHIRSHTGERPYPCETCGKRFTRQEHLRSHALSVHRSNKPIICKGCRRTFTSSLSQGLRRFGLCDSCTCVTTTHEDSMPINLSLMEPSSEGQEKGDTDNDWPIYVESGEENDPADDDDADDKQEIHRSLSDREALM